A window of Roseovarius sp. THAF27 contains these coding sequences:
- the cobS gene encoding cobaltochelatase subunit CobS: MADGNMDHDMKPTEELSVRDVFGIDTDMVIKGFADKTERVPDIDSTYKFDPDTTLAILAGFSHNRRVMIQGYHGTGKSTHIEQVAARLNWPAVRVNLDSHISRIDLIGKDAIKLREGVQVTEFHEGILPWALRNPVAIVFDEYDAGRADVMFVIQRVLEHDGKLTLLDQNEIITPHPCFRLFATANTVGLGDTTGLYHGVQQINQAQMDRWSLVATLNYLSHDAETAIVIAKTPQMNTEAGRKTISQMVTVADLTRTAFMNGDLSTVMSPRTVINWAQNSRIFRDVGYAFRLTFLNKCDELERQTVAEFYQRCFDEELPESAASVSLG; encoded by the coding sequence ATGGCCGACGGGAACATGGATCACGACATGAAACCGACCGAGGAACTTTCGGTCCGCGATGTTTTCGGGATCGACACCGACATGGTCATCAAGGGCTTCGCCGACAAAACCGAACGCGTGCCCGATATCGACTCGACCTACAAGTTCGACCCCGACACGACGCTGGCGATCCTCGCCGGGTTCTCCCACAATCGCCGCGTCATGATCCAGGGCTATCACGGCACCGGCAAGTCGACCCATATCGAACAGGTCGCAGCGCGCCTCAACTGGCCCGCCGTGCGCGTCAACCTCGACAGCCATATCAGCCGGATCGACCTCATCGGCAAGGACGCGATCAAGCTGCGCGAAGGCGTGCAGGTCACCGAGTTCCACGAAGGCATCCTGCCCTGGGCGCTGCGCAACCCCGTCGCCATCGTGTTCGACGAATACGACGCGGGCCGCGCCGACGTGATGTTCGTCATCCAGCGCGTGCTGGAACATGACGGCAAGCTGACCCTGCTGGACCAGAACGAGATCATCACACCCCACCCCTGCTTCCGCCTCTTCGCCACCGCCAACACCGTGGGTCTGGGCGACACCACCGGGCTCTATCACGGTGTGCAACAGATCAACCAGGCGCAGATGGACCGCTGGTCGCTTGTGGCCACGCTGAACTACCTCAGCCACGACGCCGAAACCGCCATCGTCATCGCCAAGACCCCCCAAATGAACACCGAGGCCGGGCGCAAGACGATCAGCCAGATGGTCACCGTCGCCGACCTCACCCGCACGGCCTTCATGAACGGCGACCTCTCGACGGTCATGAGCCCCCGGACGGTGATCAACTGGGCTCAGAACAGCCGCATCTTCCGCGACGTGGGCTACGCCTTCCGCCTGACCTTCCTCAACAAGTGCGACGAGTTGGAGCGTCAGACCGTGGCCGAATTCTACCAGCGCTGCTTCGACGAGGAACTGCCCGAAAGCGCGGCGAGCGTAAGTTTGGGGTAA
- a CDS encoding lytic transglycosylase domain-containing protein yields the protein MIRLLSRLALLVALLPTLPALAQDRAAIEQQFRTWLEQDVWPAARAKGVSRATFERAMGGVRLNWDLPDLVPPGSKATTPKRQTQSEFGAPGRYFRGVSGDAAIGRQLASRHASTLARIEKQTGVPGRILLGIWGRESAYGRAKIPHNVFEVLGTKGFMATRAPYFREELIAALQIGEAGHASGPLRSSWAGALGQPQFMPSNFLQYAADGDGDGRADIWGSVPDTLASIANYLARHGWVAGRDWGFEVTVPASVSCSLEGPDQGRPISEWEAMGITRVSGRPFPDHERSGEGFLMMPAGRNGPAFVVTPNFYVLKDYNMSDLYALYVGHVGDRIQYGVDDFSAPWGAVGKMYRSDIAAMQRSLEGMGHDVGGADGLPGFKTRRSIGRWQVATGRAATCFPEPGMKAQLVR from the coding sequence ATGATCCGCCTTTTGTCGCGCCTCGCGCTGCTTGTCGCCCTGCTCCCGACCCTGCCCGCGCTGGCACAGGACCGCGCCGCCATCGAACAGCAGTTCCGCACGTGGCTGGAACAGGACGTCTGGCCCGCCGCCCGGGCCAAGGGCGTCTCCCGCGCCACCTTCGAACGCGCAATGGGTGGCGTCCGCCTCAACTGGGACCTGCCAGACCTCGTCCCGCCGGGATCGAAAGCCACCACGCCCAAGCGCCAAACCCAGTCCGAATTCGGCGCGCCGGGCCGCTATTTCCGCGGCGTATCCGGCGACGCCGCCATCGGCCGCCAACTGGCCAGCCGCCACGCCTCCACCCTCGCCCGGATCGAGAAACAGACCGGCGTTCCGGGCCGTATCCTCCTCGGGATTTGGGGCCGCGAAAGCGCCTATGGCCGGGCCAAGATCCCGCACAATGTGTTCGAGGTCCTTGGCACCAAGGGCTTCATGGCCACCCGCGCCCCCTATTTCCGCGAGGAACTCATCGCCGCGTTGCAAATCGGCGAGGCCGGCCACGCCAGCGGCCCGCTGCGCAGCTCCTGGGCCGGCGCGCTCGGCCAGCCGCAGTTCATGCCGTCCAATTTCCTGCAATACGCCGCCGATGGCGACGGGGACGGGCGCGCCGATATCTGGGGTTCGGTGCCCGACACGCTGGCCTCCATCGCCAATTACCTCGCCCGCCACGGCTGGGTCGCGGGCCGCGACTGGGGGTTCGAGGTGACCGTGCCGGCGTCCGTCTCGTGCTCCCTCGAAGGCCCCGATCAGGGCCGCCCCATTTCCGAGTGGGAGGCGATGGGCATCACCCGTGTCTCGGGCCGCCCCTTCCCCGACCACGAACGCAGCGGCGAGGGTTTCCTGATGATGCCCGCCGGGCGAAACGGTCCGGCCTTCGTGGTCACGCCCAATTTCTACGTGCTCAAGGACTACAACATGTCCGACCTCTACGCGCTCTACGTGGGCCATGTCGGTGATCGCATCCAGTACGGCGTCGACGATTTCTCCGCCCCCTGGGGCGCGGTGGGCAAGATGTACCGCTCCGACATCGCCGCCATGCAACGCAGCTTGGAGGGCATGGGCCACGACGTCGGCGGCGCCGACGGTCTGCCCGGTTTCAAGACCCGTCGCTCCATCGGCCGCTGGCAAGTGGCAACCGGCCGCGCCGCCACGTGTTTCCCCGAACCGGGCATGAAAGCGCAGCTGGTCCGCTAG
- a CDS encoding chloride channel protein: protein MREKGPSQFQFWLIALGIGIAAGFAALFFRKGINGLQLLLYGSEDPSLMHSWVSTLPWYWVLVIPVGGGLVVGALLHRYTPDGRARSVADVIEGAALNEGRVETRAGVASALASLITLGTGGSSGREGPVVHMAGVISTWVSNRINANGITGRDLLGCAVAAAVSASFNAPIAGALFALEVVLRHFALHAFAPIVIASVAGTVINRLEFGDVTEFALPVASMLEFYVELPAFLILGLLCGVVAFALMRGIFFAEGFADRVQARTGLPRWLRPGVAGLMLGILAIGFPHIIGVGYETTSKALTGKLLWNEAVVFCILKVVAVAITIGGRMGGGVFSPSLMVGALTGLAFGLVATALLPQWSGAPTLYALAGMGAVAAAVLGAPISTTLIVFELTGDWQTGLAVMVAVSMSTALASKLVRHSFFLTQLERRGVRLAAGPHAYLLTMYRAARVMRETGAERSAREDACWELIEDGVYIDANATLDVAMPIFERTGVAFIPVVTLTGEDSKPELQGALFHVDALKAYNRALTAVSAEEHS, encoded by the coding sequence ATGCGCGAAAAAGGACCCAGCCAATTCCAGTTCTGGTTGATCGCGCTTGGCATCGGGATCGCCGCCGGCTTTGCCGCGCTGTTCTTTCGCAAGGGAATCAACGGGCTGCAATTGTTGCTCTACGGCTCCGAAGATCCGTCGCTGATGCACAGCTGGGTGTCGACGCTGCCCTGGTACTGGGTTCTGGTGATCCCGGTGGGCGGGGGGCTGGTGGTGGGCGCGCTCCTGCACCGCTACACGCCCGATGGCCGTGCGCGGTCGGTGGCCGACGTGATCGAAGGCGCGGCGCTGAACGAGGGCCGGGTCGAGACGCGGGCCGGCGTGGCCTCGGCGCTGGCGTCGCTGATCACGCTGGGCACGGGCGGCTCGTCGGGGCGTGAGGGGCCGGTGGTGCACATGGCCGGCGTGATCTCGACCTGGGTCAGCAACCGGATCAATGCCAACGGGATCACCGGCCGCGACCTTCTGGGCTGTGCCGTGGCGGCGGCGGTGTCGGCGTCGTTCAACGCGCCCATCGCGGGGGCCCTTTTTGCGCTGGAGGTGGTGCTGCGCCACTTCGCGCTGCACGCCTTTGCGCCCATCGTCATCGCCTCTGTCGCGGGTACGGTGATCAACCGGCTGGAATTCGGCGACGTGACCGAGTTCGCGCTGCCCGTGGCCAGTATGCTGGAGTTCTACGTGGAACTGCCGGCCTTTCTGATCCTAGGGCTGCTGTGCGGGGTGGTGGCCTTTGCCCTGATGCGCGGGATCTTCTTTGCGGAAGGGTTCGCCGACCGTGTGCAGGCGCGCACGGGTCTGCCGCGCTGGCTGCGCCCCGGGGTGGCGGGGCTGATGCTGGGCATTCTGGCCATCGGGTTTCCGCATATCATCGGCGTGGGGTACGAGACCACCTCGAAGGCGCTGACCGGCAAGCTTCTGTGGAACGAGGCGGTGGTGTTCTGCATCCTCAAGGTCGTCGCCGTGGCGATCACCATCGGCGGGCGCATGGGCGGCGGGGTGTTTTCGCCCTCGCTGATGGTCGGCGCGCTGACCGGGCTGGCCTTTGGCCTGGTGGCCACGGCACTGTTGCCGCAATGGTCGGGCGCGCCGACGCTTTATGCGCTGGCCGGGATGGGGGCGGTGGCCGCCGCCGTTCTGGGCGCACCCATATCGACCACGCTGATCGTGTTCGAGCTGACGGGCGACTGGCAGACCGGGCTGGCGGTGATGGTGGCGGTGTCGATGTCCACGGCGCTTGCGTCGAAACTTGTGCGGCACTCGTTCTTCCTGACGCAGCTGGAGCGGCGGGGGGTGCGGCTGGCAGCCGGGCCCCATGCGTACCTGCTGACCATGTACCGTGCCGCGCGGGTGATGCGCGAGACCGGCGCCGAGCGGAGCGCGCGCGAGGACGCGTGCTGGGAGCTGATCGAGGACGGGGTCTATATCGACGCCAACGCGACGCTGGACGTGGCGATGCCGATCTTCGAACGCACGGGTGTGGCGTTCATCCCGGTGGTCACCCTGACGGGCGAGGATTCCAAGCCCGAATTGCAAGGGGCGCTGTTCCATGTCGATGCGCTGAAGGCCTATAACCGCGCGCTGACGGCGGTGTCGGCGGAAGAGCATAGCTGA
- a CDS encoding FAD-binding oxidoreductase — protein MGIRDAISELSPVLGQRLSLSKSDLQEHGRSETHFALAPPDAVAYPESTEEVRRIVQACARHGVPVIGWGTGTSLEGQAQAFSGGICVDFQRMNRILEVSQGDMDVRVQPGVTREALNEELRATGLFFPVDPGANASIGGMTSTRASGTTAVRYGTMRDNVLGLEVVTATGEVIRTGTRARKSSAGYDLTALFVGSEGTLGLITEITLRLQGTPEAISAAVCAFDTVGDAVETVMAAVQMGLPLARIELMDTQSVEALNAYSGAALPACPHLLLEFHGSEAGVAEQAQMFGDLAQEFGGKGFDWARKTEERTALWAMRHAAYHAIVAHRPGTKALVTDICVPISNLARALEETRSHLDAQGIEGPILGHVGDGNFHAILQFDPEDAADKARVLEASEHLVELALSLGGTATGEHGIGVGKLGYMEREHGPAWGLMGTIKQALDPQNIMNPGKLVPPRN, from the coding sequence ATGGGTATTCGCGACGCCATTTCAGAGTTGTCGCCCGTTTTAGGGCAACGGCTCAGCCTGTCCAAGTCCGATCTGCAAGAGCATGGTCGGAGCGAGACGCATTTCGCGCTCGCCCCGCCCGACGCCGTGGCCTATCCCGAAAGCACCGAGGAGGTGCGCCGGATCGTGCAGGCCTGCGCCCGCCACGGCGTGCCGGTGATCGGCTGGGGCACCGGCACCTCGCTCGAAGGGCAGGCCCAGGCTTTCTCGGGCGGGATCTGCGTCGACTTCCAGCGCATGAACCGCATCCTCGAGGTATCGCAGGGCGACATGGACGTGCGCGTGCAACCCGGCGTGACGCGCGAGGCGCTAAACGAGGAGTTGCGGGCCACGGGCCTGTTCTTTCCCGTCGATCCCGGCGCCAATGCCTCGATCGGTGGCATGACCTCGACCCGCGCCAGCGGCACCACGGCGGTGCGCTACGGCACGATGCGCGACAACGTGCTGGGGCTCGAGGTGGTCACGGCCACCGGCGAGGTCATCCGCACCGGCACCCGCGCCCGCAAATCCTCGGCCGGCTACGACCTGACGGCGCTGTTCGTGGGGTCCGAAGGCACGCTGGGCCTGATCACCGAGATCACCCTGCGCCTTCAGGGAACGCCCGAGGCGATTTCCGCCGCGGTCTGCGCATTCGACACCGTCGGCGACGCGGTCGAGACGGTCATGGCGGCCGTGCAGATGGGCCTGCCGCTTGCGCGGATCGAGCTGATGGACACCCAAAGCGTCGAGGCCTTGAACGCCTATTCCGGCGCCGCCCTGCCTGCCTGCCCGCATTTGCTACTGGAATTCCACGGCTCGGAGGCCGGCGTGGCCGAGCAGGCGCAGATGTTCGGCGACCTGGCGCAGGAGTTCGGCGGCAAGGGCTTCGACTGGGCCCGCAAGACCGAGGAGCGCACCGCGCTCTGGGCCATGCGCCACGCCGCCTACCATGCCATCGTCGCCCACCGCCCCGGGACCAAGGCGCTGGTGACGGATATCTGCGTGCCGATCTCGAACCTCGCCCGCGCGCTCGAGGAGACGCGCAGCCATCTTGACGCGCAAGGTATCGAAGGCCCGATCCTGGGCCATGTCGGCGACGGCAATTTCCACGCCATCCTGCAGTTCGACCCCGAGGATGCCGCCGACAAGGCCCGCGTGCTCGAGGCCTCGGAACACCTGGTCGAACTGGCCCTGTCGCTGGGCGGCACCGCGACGGGCGAGCATGGCATCGGCGTGGGCAAGCTGGGCTACATGGAGCGCGAGCATGGCCCCGCCTGGGGCCTCATGGGCACGATCAAGCAGGCGCTCGACCCCCAGAATATCATGAATCCCGGCAAGCTGGTGCCGCCCCGGAACTGA
- the recN gene encoding DNA repair protein RecN, whose amino-acid sequence MLRALEIRDILIIDRLDLAFQPGLNVLTGETGAGKSILLDSLGFVLGWRGRAELVRQGAGQGEVVAEFDLPQGHAARAVLEEAGLPVEDTLLLRRVNTGDGRKTAWVNDRRCSGDVLRALSDTLVELHGQHDDRGLLDPKGHRDLLDEFGGLAGQRDTVRGAWKARSAARKVLREAEAKLAEMRAEEEFLRHAVAELDALSPQPGEEAELDTRRRLMQQSERIREDIAKAQAALRDGAEGQAQDALRWLEGAAEKAEGRLEAALAALGRAMVELDEAASGVEDCLEALTFNPLELEETEERLFAIRALARKHGVAPDELAGFAEDVRAQVARLEQGDADLKALQAAVAEADAAYADAAGALSEARTRAAGKLDKAVMAELAPLKMDRAVFATQVSPTDPGETGQDAVTFTVATNPGAPAGPLGKIASGGELSRFLLALKVCLTGGQSGLTLIFDEIDRGVGGATADAVGRRLAGLASDNQVLVVTHSPQVAARGAHHWRVEKRVTRGQTLSTVTALDAPARTDEIARMLSGETITEEARAAAEALMAG is encoded by the coding sequence ATGCTCCGTGCGCTGGAGATTCGCGACATTCTGATCATCGACCGGCTGGACCTGGCGTTTCAGCCCGGCCTGAACGTGCTGACTGGCGAGACCGGGGCGGGCAAGTCGATCCTGCTCGACTCGCTGGGCTTCGTGCTGGGCTGGCGCGGCCGGGCCGAGCTGGTGCGGCAGGGGGCCGGGCAGGGCGAGGTGGTGGCCGAGTTCGATCTGCCCCAAGGGCACGCGGCGCGGGCCGTGCTGGAGGAAGCAGGGCTGCCGGTGGAGGACACGCTGCTCTTGCGCCGGGTCAACACCGGCGACGGGCGCAAGACCGCCTGGGTCAATGACCGGCGCTGTTCGGGGGATGTGCTGCGGGCGCTGTCGGACACGCTGGTGGAACTGCACGGACAGCATGACGACCGGGGCCTGCTGGACCCGAAGGGGCACCGGGACCTGCTCGATGAGTTCGGCGGGCTGGCAGGGCAGCGCGACACGGTGCGGGGCGCGTGGAAGGCGCGTAGTGCTGCGCGCAAGGTATTGCGCGAGGCCGAGGCCAAGCTGGCCGAGATGCGCGCCGAGGAAGAGTTCCTGCGCCACGCGGTCGCGGAGCTGGATGCGCTGTCGCCCCAGCCGGGCGAGGAGGCGGAGCTGGACACGCGCCGCCGCCTCATGCAGCAATCCGAACGCATCCGCGAGGATATCGCCAAGGCGCAGGCGGCCTTGCGCGATGGGGCCGAAGGGCAGGCGCAGGACGCGCTGCGCTGGCTGGAGGGCGCGGCCGAAAAGGCCGAGGGCCGCCTGGAAGCGGCGCTGGCGGCATTGGGGCGCGCGATGGTCGAGCTGGACGAGGCCGCCAGCGGCGTCGAGGATTGCCTTGAGGCGCTCACCTTCAACCCGCTGGAACTGGAAGAGACCGAGGAACGGCTGTTCGCGATCCGGGCGCTGGCGCGCAAGCACGGCGTGGCGCCGGACGAGCTGGCCGGCTTCGCCGAGGACGTGCGGGCGCAGGTCGCACGTCTTGAACAGGGGGATGCGGATCTCAAGGCGTTGCAGGCGGCGGTTGCCGAGGCCGATGCGGCCTATGCCGACGCGGCCGGAGCGCTGAGCGAGGCGCGCACCAGGGCGGCGGGCAAGCTGGACAAGGCCGTGATGGCGGAGCTGGCCCCGCTGAAGATGGACCGCGCGGTCTTTGCCACGCAGGTGAGCCCGACCGACCCGGGCGAGACCGGGCAGGACGCGGTGACCTTTACCGTGGCCACCAACCCCGGCGCGCCGGCGGGCCCATTGGGCAAGATCGCCTCGGGCGGGGAGTTGAGCCGGTTTCTGCTGGCGCTCAAGGTCTGCCTGACCGGGGGGCAAAGCGGGCTGACGCTCATCTTCGACGAGATCGACCGGGGCGTGGGCGGGGCCACCGCCGATGCGGTGGGCCGGCGGCTGGCGGGGCTGGCGTCGGACAACCAGGTGCTGGTGGTCACGCATTCGCCGCAGGTGGCCGCCCGGGGCGCGCATCACTGGCGCGTCGAAAAGCGCGTGACCAGGGGACAGACCCTGTCGACGGTCACGGCCCTCGATGCCCCCGCCCGCACCGACGAGATCGCGCGGATGCTGTCGGGTGAGACCATCACCGAAGAGGCCCGCGCCGCCGCCGAAGCGCTGATGGCGGGCTGA
- a CDS encoding outer membrane protein assembly factor BamD, which translates to MTGGRIGIGLAAALLASTMLAGCGGINARIERDTVDYEQFTAEQIYGRAEYDLARGDPELAAKVFGEVERLYPYSEWAKRAVIMQAFAYHRDEDYENSRSAAQRFLDFYPADGDAAYAQYLLALSYYDQIDEVGRDQGLTFQALQALREVIEQYPDSEYTSSAILKFDLAFDHLAAKEMEIGRYYLRRDHFTSAINRFRVVVEDFQTTTHTAEALHRLVEAYLSLGLTNEARTAGAILGHNFKSTEWYEDSYKLLTGQGLTLEAVGDSWLNQVYRQTILGRWL; encoded by the coding sequence ATGACAGGCGGCAGAATCGGGATCGGTTTGGCGGCGGCGCTTTTGGCCTCGACGATGCTGGCGGGCTGTGGCGGCATCAATGCGCGCATCGAGCGCGACACAGTCGATTACGAACAGTTCACCGCGGAACAGATCTATGGCCGGGCCGAGTATGACCTGGCCCGCGGCGATCCCGAATTGGCGGCCAAGGTGTTCGGCGAGGTCGAGCGTCTGTACCCTTATTCGGAATGGGCGAAACGGGCCGTCATCATGCAGGCCTTCGCCTATCACCGGGACGAGGATTACGAGAACAGCCGCTCGGCGGCGCAACGGTTCCTCGATTTCTATCCCGCCGATGGCGACGCGGCCTATGCGCAGTACCTGCTGGCGCTCAGCTATTACGACCAGATCGACGAGGTGGGCCGCGACCAGGGCCTGACCTTCCAGGCCCTGCAGGCGCTGCGGGAGGTGATCGAGCAGTATCCGGACAGCGAATACACCAGCTCGGCGATCCTGAAATTCGACCTGGCTTTCGACCATCTGGCGGCCAAGGAGATGGAGATCGGGCGCTATTACCTGCGGCGCGATCACTTTACCTCGGCCATCAACCGCTTCCGCGTGGTGGTGGAGGATTTCCAGACCACGACCCACACCGCCGAGGCGCTGCACAGGCTGGTCGAGGCGTACCTGTCGCTGGGCCTGACGAACGAGGCACGCACCGCGGGGGCGATCCTGGGCCACAACTTCAAGAGCACCGAATGGTACGAGGACAGCTACAAGCTGTTGACCGGGCAGGGGCTGACACTGGAAGCGGTGGGCGACAGCTGGCTGAACCAGGTCTATCGGCAGACGATCCTCGGCCGCTGGTTGTAA
- the lpxC gene encoding UDP-3-O-acyl-N-acetylglucosamine deacetylase, whose amino-acid sequence MQNTVRTPVSFDGVGLHSGEAARLTILPAPANRGIVFRRLDCDLHHCEIPARWDFVNQSPLCTLLQNAAGVSVSTVEHIMAALSGCGVHNAVIEVNGPEVPILDGSSAQFVHGILSAGLRRQHAPVRALKVLKPVEVRKGDARASLAPHDTLLIEFAIEFEDAAIGYQKKTLNMANGSFVRELSTARTFCRKADVDAMQANGLALGGEPGVNAVVFDGEHVLSPGGLRQPDEPVRHKMLDALGDLALAGLPILGHYRGERAGHAVTNDLLRTLFARPDAFEIVTCTAAVAARLPGAGVHWAEIPEVA is encoded by the coding sequence GTGCAGAATACGGTCAGAACTCCGGTATCCTTCGATGGCGTCGGCCTTCACTCGGGCGAAGCGGCGCGACTTACCATATTGCCGGCCCCCGCGAACCGCGGCATCGTCTTTCGTCGTCTGGACTGCGACTTGCACCATTGCGAGATCCCGGCCCGCTGGGATTTCGTGAACCAGTCGCCGCTGTGCACGCTGCTGCAGAACGCGGCGGGCGTGAGCGTGTCGACGGTCGAGCACATCATGGCGGCGTTGTCCGGCTGCGGCGTGCACAATGCCGTGATCGAGGTCAACGGCCCCGAAGTCCCGATCCTGGATGGCAGTTCCGCGCAGTTCGTGCACGGCATCCTGTCGGCCGGTCTGCGGCGCCAGCATGCCCCGGTCCGGGCGCTGAAGGTGCTCAAGCCCGTCGAGGTTCGCAAGGGCGATGCACGCGCCAGCCTTGCGCCGCACGACACGCTGCTGATCGAGTTTGCGATCGAGTTCGAGGATGCGGCGATCGGGTATCAGAAGAAAACGCTGAACATGGCGAATGGCAGCTTCGTGCGGGAATTGTCCACCGCGCGCACATTCTGCCGCAAGGCGGATGTGGATGCGATGCAGGCCAATGGCCTGGCGCTTGGCGGAGAGCCCGGCGTCAACGCTGTGGTGTTCGATGGCGAGCATGTGCTGAGCCCCGGCGGCCTGCGCCAGCCGGACGAGCCGGTGCGGCACAAGATGCTGGATGCGCTTGGCGACCTTGCGCTGGCCGGCCTGCCGATCCTGGGCCATTACCGGGGCGAGCGCGCCGGCCACGCGGTCACGAACGATCTTTTGCGCACCCTCTTTGCCCGGCCCGACGCCTTTGAAATCGTGACCTGCACCGCCGCTGTCGCGGCGCGTCTGCCGGGCGCCGGCGTGCACTGGGCGGAAATCCCTGAGGTCGCCTGA
- the ftsZ gene encoding cell division protein FtsZ — protein sequence MTLNLSMPGQGQDQELKPRITVFGVGGAGGNAVNNMIEKQLEGVDFVVANTDAQALSQSNAPNRIQLGVKVTEGLGAGAKAAVGAAAAEENIEQIVDQLAGAHMCFITAGMGGGTGTGAAPIIAQAARELGVLTVGVVTKPFQFEGAKRMRQAEEGVDSLQKMVDTLIIIPNQNLFRLANEKTTFTEAFSMADDVLYQGVKGVTDLMVRPGLINLDFADVRAVMDEMGKAMMGTGEDDGEERAIQAAEKAIANPLLDEISLRGAKGVLINITGGHDLTLFELDEAANRIREEVDADANIIVGSTLDPTMEGFMRVSVVATGIDASDESREMPVPRRSLAEPLKTAEEVEVEAHTFEEPSQPAAEPEVAAASIEAAEEPSLFNAFDAQRAAAEEQMEDIFESESAEDAVPAPAYTPRPEPETFVAEAEEPAESFVAPKAPAPGTPSQDALARLQAAVHRTPGSANRPQQRPAPEAPAARAHDAGGEKPRFGINSLINRMTGHGTEAAAPQQRTVRQQPPMQAAAPQPEVRDEREEEDDQIEIPAFLRRQAN from the coding sequence ATGACACTTAACCTCAGCATGCCAGGTCAGGGACAGGACCAGGAACTCAAGCCGCGCATCACCGTTTTCGGTGTCGGCGGGGCAGGCGGCAACGCCGTGAACAACATGATCGAGAAACAGTTGGAAGGCGTCGATTTCGTCGTCGCCAACACCGATGCGCAGGCGCTGTCCCAGAGCAACGCGCCGAACCGGATCCAGCTGGGTGTGAAAGTCACCGAAGGGCTGGGCGCCGGGGCGAAGGCCGCCGTGGGCGCCGCCGCCGCGGAAGAGAATATCGAGCAGATCGTCGATCAGCTGGCCGGGGCGCATATGTGCTTCATCACCGCCGGCATGGGCGGCGGCACGGGCACCGGCGCGGCCCCGATCATCGCTCAGGCAGCGCGTGAACTTGGCGTGCTAACCGTCGGTGTCGTCACGAAACCTTTCCAGTTCGAGGGCGCCAAGCGGATGCGCCAGGCCGAGGAAGGCGTGGACAGCCTGCAAAAGATGGTCGACACGCTGATCATCATTCCGAACCAGAACCTGTTCCGGCTGGCGAACGAGAAGACGACCTTTACCGAGGCGTTCTCGATGGCCGATGACGTGCTCTACCAGGGTGTGAAGGGCGTGACCGACCTGATGGTGCGTCCGGGCCTGATCAACCTCGATTTCGCCGACGTGCGCGCGGTGATGGACGAGATGGGCAAGGCGATGATGGGCACCGGCGAGGACGACGGCGAAGAACGCGCGATCCAGGCCGCCGAGAAGGCCATCGCGAACCCGCTGCTGGACGAGATCAGCCTGCGCGGCGCGAAGGGCGTCCTGATCAACATCACCGGCGGGCACGACCTGACGCTGTTCGAATTGGACGAGGCCGCGAACCGTATCCGCGAGGAAGTGGACGCAGACGCCAACATCATCGTGGGCAGCACGTTGGACCCGACGATGGAGGGCTTCATGCGCGTGTCGGTCGTGGCGACCGGCATCGACGCCAGCGACGAAAGCCGCGAAATGCCGGTGCCGCGCCGCTCGCTCGCCGAGCCGCTGAAAACGGCCGAAGAGGTCGAGGTCGAAGCCCACACGTTCGAAGAGCCGTCGCAACCGGCGGCAGAGCCGGAAGTGGCCGCCGCCAGCATCGAGGCCGCGGAGGAACCCAGCCTGTTCAATGCGTTCGATGCGCAACGCGCCGCCGCGGAAGAGCAGATGGAAGACATCTTCGAAAGCGAGAGCGCCGAGGATGCGGTGCCGGCCCCGGCCTACACGCCGCGGCCCGAGCCCGAGACCTTCGTGGCCGAGGCCGAGGAGCCTGCCGAGAGCTTCGTGGCGCCCAAGGCACCCGCACCGGGCACGCCGTCGCAGGACGCGCTGGCCCGCCTGCAGGCTGCCGTGCATCGCACGCCGGGCAGCGCCAACCGTCCGCAGCAGCGCCCCGCCCCCGAGGCACCGGCAGCGCGCGCGCACGATGCCGGCGGGGAGAAGCCGCGTTTTGGCATCAACTCGCTGATCAACCGGATGACGGGACATGGCACGGAAGCCGCCGCGCCGCAGCAGCGCACGGTGCGCCAGCAGCCCCCGATGCAGGCCGCGGCGCCTCAGCCCGAGGTGCGCGACGAGCGCGAGGAAGAGGACGACCAGATCGAAATCCCCGCCTTCCTGCGGCGTCAGGCGAACTGA